One Telluria mixta DNA window includes the following coding sequences:
- a CDS encoding glucan 1,4-alpha-maltotetraohydrolase domain-containing protein, giving the protein MKKSTIAALLAAGMITSMASAGAATPVQQAGSSTAVVLQGFHWNSANYAGPDWYNALLNNVGDISAMGFTHVWFPPPSDSAAKEGYLPRQLNKLDSKYGSAAELTNVVSAFKSKGVKSIVDVVVNHRVGSTGWSDFTNPNWTTYSIVNGDECNCGLGNADTGTGYSAARDLDHKNVGEVQNGIINWLNYTLKPVGFSGLRFDYVKGFGANYVGQYSNAFASDFCVGEMWPDSFDLNNLNANRQAIMDWINGTSNSCGAFDFTTKGILNDALANGNYWRLKATDGKPQGAIGWWPAMSVTFVDNHDTGPAESCGTGQNLWAVPCGSVLEGYAYILSHPGIPTVFYPHIYNWNLKTQIAALMAARKNAGVNSTSAVAIQQATQGLYAAIITGTTHQLAMKIGPNSWSPGAGWTLQTSGNNYAVWMK; this is encoded by the coding sequence ATGAAGAAGAGCACCATCGCCGCCCTGCTGGCAGCGGGCATGATCACGTCCATGGCCTCGGCAGGGGCCGCCACACCCGTCCAGCAGGCCGGCAGCAGCACGGCCGTCGTCCTGCAGGGCTTCCACTGGAACTCGGCCAATTACGCCGGCCCGGACTGGTACAACGCCCTGCTGAACAACGTCGGCGACATCAGCGCCATGGGCTTCACGCACGTGTGGTTCCCGCCGCCGTCGGATTCGGCGGCCAAGGAAGGCTACCTGCCGCGCCAGCTGAACAAGCTCGATTCCAAGTACGGCAGCGCGGCCGAGCTGACGAACGTCGTGAGCGCATTCAAGAGCAAGGGCGTCAAGTCGATCGTCGACGTCGTCGTCAACCACCGCGTGGGCAGCACGGGCTGGTCCGACTTCACGAATCCGAACTGGACCACTTATTCCATCGTCAACGGCGACGAGTGCAACTGCGGCCTCGGCAATGCCGACACGGGCACGGGCTATTCCGCCGCGCGCGATCTCGATCACAAGAACGTCGGCGAAGTCCAGAACGGCATCATCAACTGGCTCAACTACACGCTGAAGCCGGTGGGCTTCTCGGGCCTGCGCTTCGACTACGTGAAGGGCTTCGGCGCCAACTACGTGGGCCAGTATTCGAACGCGTTCGCGTCCGATTTCTGCGTCGGCGAGATGTGGCCGGATTCGTTCGACCTGAACAACCTGAACGCGAACCGCCAGGCGATCATGGACTGGATCAACGGCACCAGCAACAGCTGCGGCGCGTTCGACTTCACGACCAAGGGCATCCTCAACGACGCCCTCGCCAACGGCAATTACTGGCGCCTGAAGGCGACCGACGGCAAGCCGCAGGGCGCCATCGGCTGGTGGCCGGCGATGTCGGTGACGTTCGTCGACAACCACGACACCGGCCCGGCCGAAAGCTGCGGCACCGGCCAGAACCTGTGGGCCGTGCCGTGCGGCTCGGTACTGGAAGGCTATGCCTACATCCTGTCGCATCCGGGCATCCCGACCGTGTTCTACCCGCACATCTACAACTGGAACCTCAAGACGCAGATCGCGGCGCTGATGGCGGCGCGTAAGAATGCGGGCGTGAATTCGACGTCGGCCGTCGCCATCCAGCAGGCCACGCAGGGCCTGTACGCAGCCATCATCACCGGCACCACGCACCAGCTGGCGATGAAGATCGGCCCGAACAGCTGGAGCCCGGGCGCCGGCTGGACCCTGCAGACGTCGGGCAACAACTACGCAGTCTGGATGAAGTAA
- a CDS encoding NmrA family NAD(P)-binding protein has product MHIIIGGTGHVGSATARALLRRGEPVTVVTRNAGHAAGLRDAGAKVAVADVRDVQALRAILRTGTTALLLNPPAAPFTDTDAVERANAAAIVDAVTGSGLRKAVAISTFGARAGEPCGDLTVLFEFEEKLKAQAVPVAVNRGAYYMSNWTEMLDTVRHRGKLPSFFPADAAIPMVAPHDLGEAAAQRLMEPEDRTDTIYIEGPRRYTLRDVADAFAQALDRPVDVEVIPRHAWEQTFRQLGFSAEAARSYVCMTGTVLDEQDRWPDDPVRGSTTLEDFICASSNRKY; this is encoded by the coding sequence ATGCATATCATCATCGGAGGCACCGGCCACGTCGGCTCGGCCACGGCCCGCGCGCTGCTGCGCCGCGGCGAGCCCGTCACCGTCGTCACGCGCAATGCCGGCCATGCGGCCGGGCTGCGGGATGCCGGCGCGAAGGTCGCCGTCGCGGACGTGCGCGATGTCCAAGCTCTGCGTGCCATCTTGCGCACGGGCACGACCGCGCTGCTGCTGAATCCACCGGCCGCGCCGTTCACGGACACGGATGCCGTCGAGCGCGCGAATGCCGCCGCCATCGTCGACGCGGTGACGGGTTCCGGACTGCGCAAGGCGGTCGCGATTTCAACCTTCGGCGCTCGCGCCGGCGAGCCGTGCGGCGACCTGACCGTGCTGTTCGAATTCGAAGAGAAGCTCAAGGCGCAGGCCGTGCCCGTCGCGGTCAACCGCGGCGCCTACTACATGAGCAACTGGACCGAGATGCTCGACACGGTGCGCCATCGCGGCAAGCTGCCGAGCTTCTTTCCGGCCGATGCCGCGATCCCGATGGTCGCACCGCATGACCTGGGCGAAGCCGCCGCGCAGCGGCTGATGGAACCTGAGGACCGGACGGACACCATCTACATCGAAGGGCCACGCCGCTACACGCTGCGCGACGTCGCCGACGCCTTCGCGCAGGCGCTCGACCGGCCCGTCGACGTCGAGGTCATCCCGCGCCACGCCTGGGAGCAAACGTTCCGCCAGCTCGGCTTCTCGGCGGAAGCGGCGCGCAGCTATGTGTGCATGACCGGGACCGTGCTGGACGAGCAGGACCGGTGGCCGGACGACCCCGTCCGCGGATCAACGACGCTGGAAGATTTCATTTGCGCAAGCTCAAATCGCAAGTATTAA
- a CDS encoding helix-turn-helix domain-containing protein: MSKKKPLDKAEARERRNRMLESAAAARLSLTEGVREMRAIAGMTQEEFARHRGVSARVIKAIELGQANPTVATMNRIGQFFGLEVAFVPIQRELHADEQPQPDKDRMRNGNDDADAPEVIRKVIQERLDDIVRMAAKQIDAELNALSQAHKARKTTLDPAPASTKAPENTAVSETRSRTKRKPRAS, from the coding sequence ATGAGCAAAAAAAAACCGTTGGATAAGGCAGAGGCCCGCGAGCGGCGTAACCGGATGCTGGAATCCGCCGCTGCGGCCAGGCTGTCGCTCACCGAAGGGGTGCGCGAAATGCGCGCGATTGCTGGCATGACGCAGGAAGAATTCGCGCGCCATCGCGGAGTGAGCGCGCGGGTGATCAAGGCGATCGAGCTTGGCCAGGCAAACCCCACCGTGGCGACGATGAACCGGATCGGACAGTTCTTTGGCCTGGAAGTGGCGTTCGTTCCGATCCAACGCGAGCTGCATGCTGACGAGCAGCCGCAGCCCGACAAGGACCGCATGCGCAACGGGAACGATGACGCGGACGCCCCGGAGGTCATACGCAAGGTCATCCAGGAGCGTTTAGATGACATCGTTCGCATGGCCGCTAAGCAGATCGACGCAGAACTGAACGCATTGAGTCAGGCGCACAAGGCACGGAAAACTACGCTCGACCCGGCGCCGGCATCGACCAAGGCTCCCGAGAATACAGCAGTAAGCGAAACTCGCAGCCGTACAAAAAGAAAACCGCGCGCCTCCTGA